The Brevundimonas vesicularis genome includes the window AGCCCGAGCGATGCGAAAAGCCATGAGCCCGCCGGAGGCGAGGCTTTGGTTGGCTCTGCGCGACCTTCGAAAACAAGGTTTTCATTTCCGACGCCAGCATCCTCTCCTCGGCTATTATGTCGACTTCATTTGTCTCCGACGCGGTTTGGCGGTGGAGGTCGATGGCGGTTCGCACGAGGGGCGTGGCGACTGGGACGCCCGCCGTGACGCCGCATTGGCTCATCACGGCGTAAAGACACTGCGCATAGCGGCCTCCGATGTTCGGGATCGACTCCCGGATGTCATGGATTTCATTCTTCGCGAACTGATGGCGGCCGCCCCCACCCGACCGCTTCGCGGCCACCCTCCCCGAGGCGGGGAGGGAGACTAGAGGGTTCGCCTTGCGGCCATTCGATACGGTCGCGCGGCAGGGCCTCGCGGCATTCGTCGCGCATGAAGGCCATCAGCTTCTCGCGGATCTCGCAGCGCAGGTCGAAGGCGACCGGGGCCGAGCGGGCGCTGGCCAGGCAGCGCACCTGAAGCACGCGTTCGGTGATGTCGGTGACCTGCATCACCTGCACGTCGCCGTCCCAGTGTTTGGACGCCTTGACGATGCCCTCGAAGG containing:
- a CDS encoding endonuclease domain-containing protein, which translates into the protein MSPPEARLWLALRDLRKQGFHFRRQHPLLGYYVDFICLRRGLAVEVDGGSHEGRGDWDARRDAALAHHGVKTLRIAASDVRDRLPDVMDFILRELMAAAPTRPLRGHPPRGGEGD